The stretch of DNA TCGCTGGGCGCGTTGATGCTGGTTGCGCCGAACAAGATGCACCCCCTCTGGTACACGCCCGCGCTGCCGTTGCTCTTTCTGTTGTCGGTGTTTTCCGCGGGGTTCGCCTTTGTGATTCTTGCCTCGATTCTGCTGTCGCGTGGCGCCGGGCGGCGCCCGGACATGGCGATGCTCGGCTCGCTGAGCCGATACGTATTGGTGTTCCTGGCCGTCTATCTGGCAGCCAAGCTCAGCGACCTGATTATCCGTGAGGCGCACACGGCCCTGTTCGCGGGTGAGGTCGAGACCGTGTGGTTCCTGGCCGAGTTTGTGCTGGGTGGCCTGGCGCCGTTATGCATGCTGGCGTCCGTCCGGGTACGGCGGTCGCCCGGGTTGCTGGCGTGGGCCTGCGGACTCACGGGATTCGGCCTGTTCATGAACCGCGTGAATGTGTTCCTGGTGGCGTATCACTCCGCCTACACGACGACCCGATACTTCCCGAGTCTGGCCGAAATACTGACCGTCGCGGGATTAACGGCGATATTCGTTATTCTGTTTCGTTTTGCTGTCGTGATTCTGCCCATCCTCCCGAAATCCGCCCCGGAGGCCGGGCCTGAATTGGTGGTCGAGGCGTCTGGCGAGGTTGACGAATGCGTACGCGCGTAGTCCTGATCGTTGCTGCTGTATGGGGGTACGGGGCCGCGTTGCATGCCCAGCATCCGGACATGCACATGCCCGCAAACATGAACTGCCTGCAATGCCATGCGGTCGAACAGCCCGACGAAGGCAACGCGCCGCTGCGGTCCTGTCCGCGGCCGGAGTTGACCGGGGAACAGGCGGCCAAGGCCGAGGCCGAGGCGCCGGACGTGGCCATTCTGGATACGCTCTCCGATGTGTACGTTCCCGTGGCGTTTCCGCACAAGCTGCACGCGCTGATGGCGGATATGGGCACGCAAGGCTGTGCCACGTGCCATCACCACACAAAGGATGGCCGGATCACGGGGTGCGACGCGTGCCATGGCGGACCCAACCCCGTAAATCTGCGTCAGCCGAGCCTGAAAGGGGCTTACCATCGCCAATGTCTGTCATGTCATCGTGAATGGAGTCACGAGAACGGGTGCATCAACTGCCATGCTAAGCGTGTACCGGACGCGGAGGGACAGGCGAATCAGCCTAGCGTGGACGACGTGGTGGGCGCCGACCACCCCCATATCAAAGCGCCCGAGGAAACGGTCTTCACGGTGGAGGAATACGTGGAGGGTCCGATTGTGACGTTCAATCACGCGGACCATGTGGAGCCTTTTGGCCTGCGTTGCGTGGACTGCCACCAGAAAGAGAGTTGCAGCAATTGCCATGACACGGCGCGGCCGGAGCACGCCCACAAGCCATTGGCGGGGGACCCGCACGACGAACTGTGCGGTCGCTGTCACGCGCCGGAAGTGAAGGACAACTGCGGTTACTGCCACACGACGGAAACCGGCCGCCGTTTCAACCATGCGCAGCAGGCGGGTTTTCTGCTAAAGAGTTACCATGCCCGGCTGGATTGCCGGTCCTGTCACAAGCAGGATGCGCTCCGGTTCACGGACCTTCCGTCCGGTTGCGGCGATTGCCACGGCGCGGACTGGCCGTCCGAGGATTTCGAACACGCGCGTGTCGGCGTTGCCCTGGACGCGACGCACGCGGAAGCCAGTTGCACGGATTGTCACGTGGAGGGGTTCGCGAAGCAGGTCCGATGCGGCGGATGCCATGAACTGGAGTGGCAACCCGGGGAGTTCGATCACCAGCGCACGGGTGAGCCGCTCGATGCCCTGCATCTCGATATCGAGTGCGCGGAATGCCATGTGGAAGGGCTTGGCAAGCCCGCGCAATGCGGCGCCTGCCACGATGACGCGCGCCGTTCGTTCCGCGAGTTCATGACCGTAGCCGGCCATAGTGAGTCTGCCGCGGCGGGAGAACGCGAGTATGCGAAGTGACCCGTAGAGGCTGCCTGCGTGTTCTATCCTGCTTGTTCAGGGGTCCCCGAGGGGGAACTGACCGCGTGATTGCGAAACAGGCGCTTCCATGCGCCGTGTTTGGGCGAGAACAGCGCCGCGGCCAAGAACAGAGCGCCCGCAACGGTGGTCATGGCCCCCGCTATGGACGCGTCGAGCCAAGAGGCCAGTCCATAGCCGAGCACGGCGGCGGCGGTTCCTGCCCCGGCGGACACTGCCAGCATGAGGCCGAGACGGTCTACCAGTACATACGCGGTATTGGCGGGGACAACGAGCATCGCGACCACCAGGATCGCGCCCACGCTCTCAAAGCACGCGACGGTGGTCAGGGAGGTGAAGGCCATGAGCAAGTAGTGCCAGAGGCCGACGCGAAACCCGAGCGAGGCCGCCAGCGCGGGGTCGAAAGAACAGATCTTGAGCTTAGAATAGCCCATAACTATGAACGCAAGATTCGCTGCCAGCGTGGCGCCAATCGTCCACGCCGCTCTGGGGCCAAGGTCCACGCCGTTCCACTCGAACCGGTTGAACGGGGTGAACAGAATCTCGCCGTAGAGGATGCACTCGACGTCCAGGTCGACCGCGTCCGCGTAGCGGGTCACGAGAATGACGCCGAGCGCAAACAACCACGTGAAGGTTACGCCCATGGCCGCGTCGGACTGGATGCGGCCGTGGCGGGTCAGCATTTCCGCCAGGAACGCCGTGATCAGGCCCATCGTTCCGGCCGCGAGAAGCATCCAGCCGATATTGCGCGAGCCGGTGACCAGAAACGCCGCGACAATGCCCGGCAATATGCCGTGGCTGATTGCGTCGCCCAGCATGGCCTGGCGGCGCAACACCAGAAAACAGCCCACCAGGCCGCAGGAACTGGCGGCCACGGCGCCGGTGAACATAATCCAGAAAGCATCTTGCATGACGTTGGGTACTCCGTTTCGCAAACACGGTCACGTGCGGGGCGCGCAGGCGCTTGCCCGCCTTAGCTCTTGCGAAGGCGGATGCTTGCGCGCCCGGAATGAAACGCGGCAATTTGTCAGCGAATCCATGAAACAGCCCGCCTAGCGTTCTCTGGTGACCGGTTCCGCGCCTCGCGCCGGTATAAGGCGACCATGCGGGTCGCTTTGAGGGTGTTCCAGCAGTTCCGCAAGACGTTCCTCAAGTTCCGGCGTGAGCACGTGCTCGATTTCCTCCGCGTCATCGTGGACGTGGTCTGCGGCAATCTCCAATTTGCGCGTCAAGTATAGTTCCCACAACCGGTGCACACGCGTGACCCGCGCTCCTCGCGCGACGCCGGCGTCCGTCAGCGCGAAAAGGCCTGGCTGCGTTTCGCCAACCAGCCC from Candidatus Hydrogenedentota bacterium encodes:
- the hybB gene encoding Ni/Fe-hydrogenase cytochrome b subunit — protein: MKTNTAFAPLNQGMSRVTTRVLIVLSVLGLGAVLYRFLFGLGAATNLSNQYPWGIWKAISVAAAVALATGGFTTAALVHVFHRRAYDSISRVALLIGVLGYTFGCVSLAVDIGRYYNIWHPAWPTMWQGNSVLFEVAMCIMSYLMILYIEFTPIVCERFRGRVALPGALARWNGAVDALLGLADRLTGKVLSFFVVFGVVLSCMHHSSLGALMLVAPNKMHPLWYTPALPLLFLLSVFSAGFAFVILASILLSRGAGRRPDMAMLGSLSRYVLVFLAVYLAAKLSDLIIREAHTALFAGEVETVWFLAEFVLGGLAPLCMLASVRVRRSPGLLAWACGLTGFGLFMNRVNVFLVAYHSAYTTTRYFPSLAEILTVAGLTAIFVILFRFAVVILPILPKSAPEAGPELVVEASGEVDECVRA
- a CDS encoding metal ABC transporter permease is translated as MQDAFWIMFTGAVAASSCGLVGCFLVLRRQAMLGDAISHGILPGIVAAFLVTGSRNIGWMLLAAGTMGLITAFLAEMLTRHGRIQSDAAMGVTFTWLFALGVILVTRYADAVDLDVECILYGEILFTPFNRFEWNGVDLGPRAAWTIGATLAANLAFIVMGYSKLKICSFDPALAASLGFRVGLWHYLLMAFTSLTTVACFESVGAILVVAMLVVPANTAYVLVDRLGLMLAVSAGAGTAAAVLGYGLASWLDASIAGAMTTVAGALFLAAALFSPKHGAWKRLFRNHAVSSPSGTPEQAG